DNA from Chrysemys picta bellii isolate R12L10 chromosome 13, ASM1138683v2, whole genome shotgun sequence:
CACCTAGGTGGTCATTTTGAAGTTATTATACCCACTAGAATACCTTTCCCCTTTATGGCATATTAGATGACCATTGTGATCAAACAGAACCCATTTTGCTTTACTTAGAAGTTATCTAAAGAGTTCTACCTCATAGATTCTTTCAGACATGCTTTTAGgtaaggcattttcttcaggtcctCAGCATTTGGACTCTCATTAGCAGACACTGCGCTCTGTATTTCCTGGAAAAGCTTCTGTTGAACGTGGGGATTGCGTGAAATGTTATACAGAGCCCACAGTAGACTATTGGCAGTCTGAAACATGACCAGAAAAGAAAGCACTGATGACTAAGACACAGAACATCAAGCAATATGACTATCCATATTATGTGCATAGTATGGCCAGCCTTCTGCCTTACACTGGAAAACTCTTCAGTCTTGCCTAAGCCTAAAATAATGTGATCCTTCTGCCCATTGTTCTCTAAGGAACTGGGGAAAGGATAGTGAACAAGAACTGGGGAAAGGAGAATGTAAAAATATCACCATGTAGTTCTTTTAGGTAAAATTGCACATGCATCCTTGCAACTCAGTTTAAGTGACTATGCAGAGATTAGACTATATTAGATATTAGACTGTTAGATATTTGATATGCTGCCCTTACTGGCAGAAAGGTTTGATAGAGCTGGAAAATTAGGTAACTGCTATGAtacttcagtgactttgaggatGAGCATATTAAAAATGAGACCAACAACAAACATTCACAGCTCCATGTGTGTAATCTTGATGTGCACTGAACGTAGAGAACGGTCCTCAGTCTGGTATGTGATAGCTATCAGCAATGCCAGAATTACAACAAAACCTGCTGAAAACAAACCAGTTTTACCGTTTCAACTCCTGCAATCTGGAACTCTGTGATAGCAGCATACAGTTCCTTCTTGGAGAGTTGACTCCCAAAGTAAATGTCGCACAGGAAATCTTCACTGGGATTGGCAGAATATTTCTCCAGTCTTCTGTCAATTGAACACTTGGCTGGGGATAGACGGGGAGGAAGTGATCAGAAAGTTACTAAAAATTCATCAAAACtcaaaggaaaaatatatttacacCAGTGATCATGAGAGAGGAGACAATGTTTATTGAGCCACCCCACCAAAATAATTTTGCCCTTTTCATGTGAGTATCCCTTCCTGCACTGAAACAACCACATCCCCCCCGTTATAAAAATCAGGGATGGCCAGAAGAAACTACTGAATATTAGACGGCATTCTGCCTTGTAGAACTATGAAAGAAGTCAATGACCTTTGATGTAAGCTACACATTCAACTATGAATACATGGGTTGTAGCTAATTTAAGGATAAAGTTCATTGGCTTGGATATTCAAAGGGGACAATGAGATTTGGAAGTCAAGGAGAGTTGGGCATTATAGCATAGAAATATCCtaggtgtttttttatttttgtttttaatttttgcaatGTGTTTATCCTGTGAAGGTAAATACCAGATCCCAAATTGATAAAGTCATTTTTCTTTGAACATAGTGTGCCAGATTTTGCCATCCTTATTCACAGTGAGCAGTACTTTGCTCCATGAGTAGCCTCATTGGGACTAGTTATAAGAAAGACACTATTCAACACAACACACAGATTAAAAAGCAATGAAATGAGCATGCACCAAACTGGGCATGGTGAAGTGGTGTATATTTTCCTCTATCATACAACAGGTATGAACCTTAAATATGAATCACTGTATAATTGTGGGAATAAATATTCCGGTCAGTGTTACAATAATCTGAGCTACACAACCTTGCTTAATTTTTAACTTAAATGTTCACAGGCTGTCTGAAAGGGGGAAAACCCCATCTTAATATCTGAGGATACAATATATTTTGTTAATTTCAAAGGCCAGTAGAACCAAAATCAACAGGAACAGCTGTTCAAAAGAATCATACAGTGCTCTGTCACTTTGGGCGTCTCAGGACCTGCATTTATAAGGTTATTGAATTTCAGCTTCATCATAATTCTTTAACTCTTAACATACATCTCTCTGTAGCATGCAAACTCCTTGTCTCTCAAGAACAGCCTTAAAAACATGGTGCACTCTGCTACCTACCTCTCTCAAATGTGCTGAGTTTTATGCAATATCCTGCTTTCAGTCTGTTTACCTTTCTTTAGAGACTAACGTGGAACCACCAGTTAAGCTGTTCCCGGACTGTTGGGCCTTTCCCAAACTGATGGGTTTTCCCTATGCATCATTTGTTTACAGACAAAGCAAAGTGTTAGTCATAACTAAGTCCGAGTCAAGTAAACTTGGTGGGAGCAGTGTAAACAGTGTTCTCACATTCTGAGTTAGTGGTTTGGAGTAAGAAGCAAAAGTGCCTTATGTTGCACTTTGTTACACTTCAAAGCTGCTGATTGCTGATCTTCTCACAATTATAAGTGAGTGAATTCCTAGTAGGAATTCCCAGTAGTTCATAAACGTGGGATTTATATTTAAACATTACCTGTTTTAAAGATATTGTCCCATGCGTTGGTATGAGCTTTCCAGACTTTTGTGTTCAGACTTTTATGAAGTTCAACTGGGGTCACCATCATCATCCCAAAAGTACTCATCATCTGTAACGAAGAAGGAAAAACACACCTTTGTTCACTCTGAGTTATCACCAATCAGTTATGCTTTGTGAAAAAAGGTGGAttaacaaaaagaaataaaattctcACTGTAGCTCAGAATTGTGGTTCTGATAGGGTGTCTATCTTGGACAGAAAGGATTCATGTTTGAACTAGGACCACAGCAAGTGTGCTGTAAAAAGTGAGTAAGCATGCATCTGTTATGCACAAAATCCCCTACATCTGCACATGCAAATAAGCAATTTTAACAATGTCACATAGGCATGACACCCCAACTAAGGTAATGATGTTGCATCGTATGTGCCTATTCTATAGAGAAAAGATTTAATCAGTAGCCCAAACATGTTTCTAGGGTTGGTTTATTATTTTATACCCTTTTTTGGTACAGTTTAGTCAGAAGGCAAATTTGGCAGTTAGATGTCCAGTTACCTGCGTTGGACATGTAAATATGTGGCTTTGCAAGTGCAAAGTTGTAAATGTATAGGCAATGTTtgaaaaaatgtccctggaattCATGTCTGTTTTATTATGTGCCCTGGAAATTGGGGAGTGAAGCAACAAAATAAAACTCACTAATTCAgtacactgatttaaaaaaaaaattactactcTGTCTCAGGAACTGTGTTTGTATGTAGAGTAGATGATGAGCACTGTGCTTAAGGACTAAGGTCCAGCTCCTCAAAGCTATTTagacacctaattcccattgatttcaacaggagttaggtgcctcattgcccttgaggatctgggcctaagcctTCTCCATACCGTTTTTACAGCCTTGATGAAGTTCAGGCCTTCTTCTCCCACATCCTGCTGCAGGAGTCCAAACCTCTTCCCATACAACACCAAGCAGATACCTGTGATTTAATATATATGTGTAGTTACACAAGAGCATCTAGACTAGTATCCACCACTTACTCAATTAACCTTCTGAAAAATATTCTTAGTTCTAAGATACATTCTTatgcacaaacaaaagcctaGATACTTCAGGGTAGTTCAAGATTCCCTCTGTACCGGCTGGCTCAAACTCAGTGGGACTCCAATATCGCAGCAGGGAAATCTAATCATGACAGCCATGGGAAGTGGAGCTCTTTCCAGGGAAGGCTTGCCACTGATCCCTTCCTTTAAGTGGCATCTCTTACTGTGTACATCACAGTCACCTTATTTGCCAAATGAGTTATTTGGATTCCCTAATGCACATTTAAGGGGATTTTGAATGTCTTATTAAAGatgcatgtctttttttttttttttgcatcagaGCTTTATTATCAAAATCTATTTTTTTGCCATTGTTAGCAAACATCATAAAATCAGAAGTTAGGGATGGAGGAGACCTTTTAGCCACATCTAATCCAACCCTGTGGGACTAGCACAGGATTGTTGCCTATACTATAGTCGCTAACATTTAGTCCAAATTAAAATGTCATAACGGTGTTAATATGAATGTAATTTTCAATTATAAAGAAGAAAACTTACTTTCAAAGGACCATTTGTTGAATTCTGAATATATGTCTTCAATTTCACCATTGTGGTTACAAAGATCATCTATTCTATGCATGAAATCCACCAGGACCTAAATGATGGGAAAAAATTTTTGGAGCCAAGTTTAGCTTCTCGATCCTAAGCAGAGTGTTTGAACTGCTTATCTAGTACTCTTCAAGTTCAacagagacaggtttcagagtagcagccgtgttagtctgtatccgcaaaaagaacaggagtacttgtggcatcttagagactaacaaatttattagagcataagctttcgtggactacagcccacttctttggatgcatccgaagaaatgggctgtagtccacgaaagcttatgctctaataaatttgttagtctctaaggtgccacaagtactcctgttctttttttgttcAACAGAGAGAATCTCAAAGCAgtggataaatatttttaaaagattattctATAAGGGGAGTTACAATTGTAAATTCTGGTGGATTTGTATCAGAATAGATGACTAAAGTACAGAATAGTTACAGCAACATATTTAAGGGAAGAATACTACAAAGCACCACAGTAATTCTCAATGCTTCTTATGGTATCTAGAGGTTGACCAGGGCCTTAGCCATCAGCTTCTCAGTTTGTACTGCTTTGGGATCAGACTCTTGTGTAGTCTTTGTGTACAGTTTTATCCCGCGTGATAGTAAAAAGTGTACCACCTAATGTTCTTGTAAGAGTTAGTTGCATACAAAATGATTAAACGGAAGAGGAAAAGACAGTTCACACATCCTTCAGCATGAAGTACCTCATTGACTGTGGTATCCAGTTTCACGATTTCTGTGGGCTTCATTAACTTCTTTTGAAAGGCACTTCTTACTCTCTGCCAGTCCTTTCCTTCTCTAGAGGCAATaacggcaaaaaaaaaaaaaaaaaaaaaaaaaaaaaagagcaaagttAAAAACGAAGCAACTACAATGTCCAAGCTTAATGAAACGATTGCAAATTGGGAGCATATTTGCTAACAGCATTAAGGTATCAATACAACCTCATCACAGTAAAAAGTAGCGGAGAAAAGAATAAGAAACAGATCCAAAGTATAATAAGTACAGTTATGTCTGGTTAATGATCATGCCATCACTTCAGAGGAAATAGCTTCCAGCGGGTAAGGATGCAAAGAGAAGCTAAAGCACAGCTGGTCTGAATGGGAACTAAATATTACACGTTTAAGGACAGTGGGAGGTTTATAGCATCACTGCAGTGTAAGCAAGTTGGAAATCGCCTTTTGCCGGGATAGGCACCTGCCTTGAGCAAGGCAGAGCCGTTGCAAACAAGATCGATTTTCCAGCCTCTGAAATGGGGCTTTGCCATCATTGCTGGCACCTCGCTGTATTTACACAGCATGCCCAGCAGCGTTATCAGCTGTGCGGCTGTTGCGCCCGTTCTCCTCTTTGCATCCTTGATTTCGCCGAGTCCCGCGCTGGACCGGTCTTCATCTTTGCAGGGAGGTTAAGGGCGCAGCCAGTGCAGCCAGTTATTTCTCACATCCCGCTCACGGATTTCACTGCTCAGGTGCTCTTCCCTGCCCACCCCGAGATGCTCAGATCCCCATCTCCACTTACAGGATCAGCAGCCCGTAGCCCTCGTCTCTGTAGTCCCGGTAGGCTTTCCAGGGCTTGATCTCCAGCCTCTGGGGGTAAGCGCTCTCTTTCCGGTACAGAGCTTCTAACAAGCAGGGGGCTCCGATGTGAACTGAGTCAAAGGCGCCCAGCTTCATGCGGAAAATCTTCCCAAATGCTCGGTGGTAATCAGCCTAGGacaaggagacagcagcaggagaGTCCCAGGTGAGCGCCCGGAACAGCCCAGCTGCgatgccctccctcccctctcctataTGCGTGGCCCCAGGCGAAGTACATCTGGAGCAAGGCAGATCCCCTGCGCGCGGGTTAGCCACCACCGCCCACCCCAGGAGCCCTCTCGGCGCCTCCCTCCGCagcctctcccctccagccccagctgatGGTTATTTTTACCAGCGTCTCGTGCTGCTTCTTGAGCCCCCCTTTCCAGAGGACGTCCGGCAGACTGCCCAGGAGGGGCCAGTTGGTGGGGCCGGGCAGGGCGGAGAGGGGGTGCCCCCGGCAGTGAGGAGGCGGCTCGCTCGGCGCCACCTCCTCCGCCTTAGGGTGGAAGGCGCAGGCGGAGGATGTGGGCAGCCGGGGTTGCTGATGCTGCTGCTGCGTGCTGGCATCTCTCAGCGTCAGGAAGGACCTGAGCAGCGGGGCTCTCTTCAAGGGGGAGCTCATCACTACGGGTGTGGGTGCAAAGGGGCTGGTCGGGGGGGACCTGGCCGGGAGAGGCAGGTGGCCTTGCGGGGCTGCAGGTGGCAAAGGGGTCCTGGCTGCAGGTGGCAGAGGAGCCCTGGCTCTCAGGTGCAGAGGGGCTCTGGGTGGAGGAGGGTGCTGGCTGCAGGTggcagaggggctctggctgcaggtggCAGAGGGTCCCTGGCTCTCAGGTGCAGAGGGGCTCTGACTCTGGATGTCAGAGGGTCCCTGGCTCTCAGGTggcagaggggctctggctgcaggtggCAAAGGGTCCCTGGCTCTCAGGTGAAGAGAGGCTCTGACTCTGGATGTCAGAGGGTCCCTGGCTCTCAGGTGGCAGATGGGATCTGGCTGCAAGCTACTCTCCCAGAGATGCTGCTGGCCTCTCTCCCGCTCTGTGGTTTCCCATAGCTCGGCGgagatgtgtgtatatatagcactTGGGGATGTCTGTTGGACTTTAACTTGGGACCAATAGGAGAGCTGCGTGGGGCGGGTCGGGACTCCGGTGGCGTGGCCCCGGGACCCCGCGGCGGGGCAGGCGGTTCATTACGGGGGTCAGCTGACTGCGGGTGAGGGAGTGTATTAGCAGACAGTGCCGCTCTCGCCCTGCGCTGGTGCTGAGCGCGCAGCAGCATCTGCTGAAGGCGCTGCCCTGAGTCTGCCCTTCCTTGAAATCAGAATCCGCTTGGTgctagaagggggggggggcagaggggacaaaTCGGAGAGGAGGGTGGGTAGAATTTGTGCAGGGTGGCCCCCAAACCTCCGGAGGATGGTAAAACTGGCGAAGGAAGCCAAGGGGAAGGAGAAAGTCCGAAAGATAGACAATgtcaggggtagggtgaccagacagcaagtgtgaaaaatggggacaggggatggggggggggggggggtaataggagtctatataagaaaaagacacaaaaatcgggactgtccctataaaatcgggacatctggtcaccctagcagggcaggagctggggataagagaggaaaggaggagcgggAGAAACCTGGGATGGGCAGGAGATCAGTTACCGAATTGCTTTGGTTGAGTAGGGGTGGCAGAGGCGTTTGTGTTCCTGGATGGATGCACTCTCTCCCCCGCGGCTGTGCTGTTAAAGGCACAGTATAGCCTACTGCCCAGGTAAGGCAGATCTTCTCTATCTGGAATGATGTCCCGAGCTGCCTAAGGAGACTTGATTCAGCGAAATATTTTACACATACACCAGCCTAAACATGTTCATGGTTACCATAGCTGTCTTTGGTGTTTTGGTGTCCTAGAGAGCTGAGGGAGGTGTGACATACCTGCATATGGCCTCATGGCAGTTTATCTATTTATCTTCCCTGCAGTGTTTGAAAAAGCATTCAGAAATAATGGGCTACAGTAATGATAATTACCAGCATGAAAGGAAGAGTTTAAGACTACTAGAGAGATGTATCATTTATGATTTTCAATATGCTGCACAAAATGAAAAGAATTCTATgacatttcatttttgaaataAATATCACATCTTATCAATAAGTTGGATTTCTATTTCCATAacttttctcattaaaaaaaccaGATTACAtcatatttattttgttgtttgcttGGAGAGCTGCTGTACCTATTGCAACTATATCAATTGTCCAAATGACAAATGATGATGatgtcgagagagagagagaaagagagagaaaaaatgagatCTATGCATACCATACAGGAGAGGGCAGGTTAGAAAACAGAAAATAACTTTTCAGAGCATTAGAATAAAGGTCATGATCCAGTATCAGAAAGTAACATATACATCTGGACACCATGGAAAAATTGGGATAAGGATCAGACTTGTATTAATAATGATAATTAGTCATTAATACTAACATTTGAAATGCAGCTAATAGTCATAATTTGGTTACAGATCATATGTATAGAGAAAAATAAAAGCATATGCATTAATTCTagcaaaaagtttaaaaatataataatgtaAGAGTTTATTCCAATCATAATTTGAATTATTTCTCTGtcatcattttttaaattgacagaTTACTTTTCAAAGTCATTTAATAATGAAAGAGTATATCTGCCTGAAATATTCAGATTAATTCTATGTATAGGAATTTATATGTAATACTTATGTGACTAACTCAGTCTTATAGTTTAATAGTTATTTTGTTGATACATATTTTATTAAGATATTGACATTATACACATTAATAACAATTATAACATATATATAGTTTAATATACAtgcaaccaaccaaacaaaacttAACGTTGAATCactatattaaaatgtgtttatatgttgtcaaatatattttatttatgtccacatttaaaattcagatttaaaacatttaaaattaaaaaagcaatGAATAAAGGTGAGTAACAAATTCTGACAGAGACCCTCCTCCTTCATAATTTGCTACCCAAATGCCTATGAACAAGCAAATGCAGTTAAAAATGGTACACCTGCAGTGTCAGTTTTTTTCTACCAGTAGAAAATTCCCTGATAAGAAGCCATTTCTGATACTGCTGCTATAGTAAAATCTGATGTGAAGCAGTTTGTGATAATACACTGTGCTACCTGACCTCTGAGGCAGCAGTTCAAGCCAGGGCCTGGCACTGGAGATCGTGAGCAGAGGTGAAGCAGTTCAcagcgtgtgtgtatgtgtgtgcactcatctctcctctctctccctctcacagGGCAAGAGCCACAAAGGCTGGAACTGCAGCTGTGAGTGAGGGAGTCAtgtgcaatccagaggctttgcGTGAAGGGCAGACGCTAAACTATAGAGGCTCGATTCCTTTTTTACCTCTCTATCTCTGGTTGCATTTCATATGTCAATATCTATTCCCCCTGTGCCTCTTTCTAGCTCACTGTGAAATGGAAGAGTCTGGGGATGGCTGCAGTGTACATGGGATAACCAGACAGAAATAGCTGGAGACAAGGGGGTTGCCTATGAGATCTCACTGGAGATCAGTGTATAAAGAATATTTGTTCGTGTGTCTCATAATCAGACCAGTGAAGAAAATAGAAGGGGGCGGGAAACCAGTGATTACTGCAGAGATAAAACAGCAACAACACAACAAAGGCAGCATTAAGCAAAGACACAAAACCTAGCCCCTGGGCTTTACTATTAATTCTTTAAAACAGTAAAGCAAAACACCACATTCACCCCTACCTTTAGTGAATTTATTGCATGGGGAAAGACACTAGATGGGTTACCCTGGTGAATGAAGTGATCTAGCCACAGAATCAGAGTATGCCAGAGACATGCCCTGCCAAGATGCCTCAgagttagagctggtcaaaggGTTCCCAAAAAGGGGAGGAGGCAAAAGTGGATAATTCGGTgtgatttgttgttgtttttcaaccagttccacTCAAAACACATCCTGCTCCAGGTCTAAATGGTGGGGAAATTCAGTCTCTGTGCCACATTTGATACTTGGTCCTTCTGGGGAGACAGATAACAAAAAGGACAATCAGTGcccactgaggccttggctacactcaggacttcccagcgctgccgcggcagcgctgtgaagcacgagtgtagtcacATCGccagctccacctctccgaggggaatagcttgcagtgctgcaagcgagcgtgcagcgctgcaggctctgattacactggcgctttacagcgctgtactcgctgcgcctggggggggggcattttcacacccctgagcgcagcaagttgcagtgctgtacagcaccagtgtagccaaggcctgagttggTGGTTTTGTGACATTGACAGCTGTCTTTTAGGAACCAGACTGAGAACATTGAACTCACTTATTTAAATGGTCACAACTTGGTCTCTGCAAAAATGATCTTCTTAGAAAGAATCTGAAATGGGCAAGACTAGACTGATCAAATTTTCCATAATTCTGGCTAATCTGAGGGAGGAAACGACCTGTTAATATGCAATCCACTCCTCTGTTAAgcaatttttaaattatgtaaTGGAAAAGGGTTTTATTTCAGTTCTATGGGTGTGAGGTAGTTCACTGTCAGGAAAGTCGCTACATCCACAGCTCAGCGAGTTCAGGATCTGCAAGAGCTAATGATTTTCTCAAATTTTGTTAAAATGCAGTGCTAAGAGTATTTTCAAACAACAGCTattcctttcctcccctcctgtAGGGAtctcacaaaaaaaaaacagcttgattgagtagctgtgtcactctTTGAATATAtctatgaaaatgaaaaaaaaataaacaaataaataaatgtattccaAAGTACATGATACAACATTcctcatttagggcctgatctaaagtgaAGTTcacaggagtctttccactgactttaatgggctttggttcaggcacTTGGACCAGAGCAGTTGAAGCAAGAGCTATGGAGTgaaatcaggggcggctccaggcaccagcacagcaagtgcgtgcctggggcggcaagccgcggaggGTGGCgtgccggttgctgtgagggcggcagtcaggcagcctttggcggcatgcctgcgggaggtccgccggtcccacggtttcggcggcaattcagcggcgggtacgctgaaaccgcaggaccggcagatcacctgcagaaacgccgctgaatccgcgtgaccgtgGACCGCCCACAGGtgtgccgctgaaggctgcctgactggcatgcttggggtggcaaaaaacatagagccgccccgtgtgaaatcatggccccactgaagtcaatggcaaaactcacattgacttcaagggggcaTGAGTTCACTCAtaatttcttgtttttaattCTTATTACTTTCCAGAGTAATCTTGTGTTGTCATATTATAGACTGAGTGGGAAAACAAAGAGGTTTTATAAGGAGCATCCCTGCAGTAGCCAAACACAGCAGGTTGAAAGCATTTGCAAACATAGGTTGACATTATAGGCTAGATTTTATTCAGGCACCAATATACAtgtctagattttcaaaagagctcaataTGTTGGCTATATTTTGGgcactgagctcttttgaaacttTAGcccttatttagatgcctaaaaggGAATTGACCATTTCTGAAATCTCTGCATGCATTCATAGTCAGGCAGCTTTCTTTTTCTGAGGGCTGAGCTGTGTAAACCTAACAGAGTCAGTTGCAAACAAAAAGAAGCTTTA
Protein-coding regions in this window:
- the LOC101938071 gene encoding 1,25-dihydroxyvitamin D(3) 24-hydroxylase, mitochondrial, with the translated sequence MSSPLKRAPLLRSFLTLRDASTQQQHQQPRLPTSSACAFHPKAEEVAPSEPPPHCRGHPLSALPGPTNWPLLGSLPDVLWKGGLKKQHETLADYHRAFGKIFRMKLGAFDSVHIGAPCLLEALYRKESAYPQRLEIKPWKAYRDYRDEGYGLLILEGKDWQRVRSAFQKKLMKPTEIVKLDTTVNEVLVDFMHRIDDLCNHNGEIEDIYSEFNKWSFESICLVLYGKRFGLLQQDVGEEGLNFIKAVKTMMSTFGMMMVTPVELHKSLNTKVWKAHTNAWDNIFKTAKCSIDRRLEKYSANPSEDFLCDIYFGSQLSKKELYAAITEFQIAGVETTANSLLWALYNISRNPHVQQKLFQEIQSAVSANESPNAEDLKKMPYLKACLKESMRITPSVPFTTRTLDKETTLGDYVLPEGTVLMLNSHALGSNEEYFSDWTTFKPERWLQKNIINPFAHIPFGIGRRMCIGRRLAELQLHLALCWLVRKYQIIATDSKPVETLHSGILIPSRELPIAFRRR